A stretch of the Bradyrhizobium sp. CCBAU 53351 genome encodes the following:
- a CDS encoding TRAP transporter substrate-binding protein, translating to MITRRNFTAGAATLLAAGHISTRARAATTSWDMSTVWPDGNFHTQNAMAFAEEVKKQTGGAVAITVKAGGQLGFKGPEHLRAVRDGLVPLADVLNIQQVGDEPFMGVESIPFLCGSVDELKVLHKYVRPEYEKIAARNNQKILYIVPWPTQYLHLKAKVADVEGLKNIKIRVPDKNAVDMLNAIGMAAVMIPWGETIPALASGAVSGVSTSSVSGVDGKFWEFLKYVYPTNHVWSSQMLTVNLDSWKALTADQQKLVTDIAAKMEPGFWANSLKADVDSLNRLKEGGMEVVPVSDAMMKDIRAKTAPQLDAFLKRVPAADKPVRAYLADMKRG from the coding sequence ATGATCACGCGACGGAATTTCACCGCGGGCGCAGCGACGCTGCTCGCCGCCGGCCACATCTCGACCCGCGCCCGGGCAGCGACGACGAGCTGGGACATGTCGACGGTCTGGCCCGACGGCAATTTCCACACCCAGAACGCGATGGCCTTCGCGGAGGAGGTGAAGAAGCAGACGGGCGGCGCGGTCGCCATCACCGTGAAGGCCGGCGGCCAACTCGGCTTCAAGGGGCCCGAGCATCTGCGCGCCGTGCGCGACGGCCTGGTGCCGCTCGCCGACGTCCTCAACATCCAGCAGGTCGGCGACGAGCCCTTCATGGGCGTCGAGAGCATTCCGTTCCTCTGCGGCTCCGTGGACGAGCTGAAGGTGCTGCACAAATACGTGCGGCCCGAATACGAGAAGATTGCCGCGCGCAACAACCAGAAGATCCTCTACATCGTGCCGTGGCCGACGCAGTATCTGCACCTCAAGGCCAAGGTCGCCGACGTCGAGGGCCTGAAGAACATCAAGATCCGCGTGCCCGACAAGAATGCGGTGGACATGCTGAATGCGATCGGCATGGCGGCGGTGATGATCCCCTGGGGCGAGACGATCCCCGCGCTCGCCTCGGGCGCCGTATCGGGCGTCTCCACTTCGTCGGTATCAGGTGTCGACGGCAAGTTCTGGGAATTCCTGAAATATGTGTACCCGACCAACCACGTCTGGTCGTCGCAGATGCTCACCGTCAATCTCGATTCCTGGAAGGCGCTTACCGCGGACCAGCAGAAGCTCGTGACGGACATCGCGGCAAAGATGGAGCCGGGCTTCTGGGCGAACTCGCTCAAGGCCGACGTCGACAGCCTCAACCGCCTCAAGGAAGGCGGCATGGAGGTGGTGCCGGTCTCTGACGCGATGATGAAGGACATCCGCGCCAAGACCGCGCCGCAGCTGGACGCCTTCCTCAAGCGCGTGCCGGCGGCCGACAAGCCGGTGCGGGCCTATCTCGCCGACATGAAGCGCGGCTGA
- a CDS encoding TRAP transporter small permease subunit: MVSVSPEAPQSLNAAAPAPLRILLDGIDRLGRLDGWIGGGCLLMLTLLMLCEVATRFLSNFLPFFPPSISIAWEYSSYLMAASFTFGAAMTLRVGGHIRVVLLLKNAPVAVQRALEILSAAAGFAFMAFLTSSMAKFAFAAYTRGQVSTSSDTPLWFPEAVVTFGMLLLTLQFLARAIQAVLGLPLEDHRMKASPVE, translated from the coding sequence GTGGTGAGCGTTTCGCCCGAAGCACCACAGAGCCTCAACGCAGCGGCGCCCGCGCCGTTGCGCATCCTGCTCGACGGCATCGATCGTCTCGGCCGGCTCGACGGCTGGATCGGCGGCGGCTGCCTGTTGATGCTGACGCTGCTGATGCTGTGCGAGGTCGCGACGCGGTTCCTGTCGAACTTCCTGCCGTTCTTTCCGCCGAGCATCTCGATCGCCTGGGAGTATTCCTCCTATCTGATGGCGGCGTCATTCACCTTCGGCGCCGCCATGACCTTGCGGGTCGGCGGCCACATCCGCGTCGTGCTGCTCCTGAAGAACGCCCCAGTGGCGGTGCAGCGCGCGCTCGAGATCCTCTCGGCCGCGGCCGGTTTCGCCTTCATGGCCTTCCTGACATCGTCGATGGCGAAGTTCGCCTTTGCCGCGTACACGCGCGGCCAGGTCTCGACCTCGAGCGATACGCCGCTGTGGTTTCCGGAAGCCGTCGTCACCTTCGGCATGCTGCTGCTCACGCTGCAGTTCCTGGCGCGCGCGATCCAGGCCGTGCTCGGCCTGCCGCTGGAAGATCACCGCATGAAGGCCTCGCCCGTCGAATGA
- a CDS encoding TRAP transporter large permease → MTIEVVALFAILFALLACGVWIGLTLALTATLLLAMFRSIPLDKLLPQYAWNILTTQELLALPLFILMGELLFRTRLSRSLFQGLAPWAGLLPGRLLHVNVIGCTIFAAISGSSAATTQVIGRMSLNELLRRGYSRDIAIGSLAGAGTLGFLIPPSNIMIIYGVLGDVSILKLFTAGVLPGFLLAASFMAWVMLHTSLKPAMVPETEAKLSQVPWGERFAALKDLAPALFLIACVLGSMYGGLATPSEAAAVGVLGAALVAWAQGAMSQQVMRDVLIGSVVTCSMIALIVLGASILGNAAAFLGIPQAVAAFVKGLGLSPFMLIVVLVIFYLVLGCFLDGFSMIVMTLPIVLPIVKGAGFDEVWFGVFLVLAVEMAQITPPVGFNLFVIQGLTDDGLGYIARVTMPYLMIMVGFVLLLTLWPGIVTILPRVLYG, encoded by the coding sequence ATGACCATCGAAGTCGTTGCCCTGTTCGCGATCCTGTTTGCGCTGCTGGCCTGCGGCGTGTGGATCGGCCTGACGCTTGCGCTCACCGCGACGCTGCTGCTCGCGATGTTCCGGTCGATCCCGCTCGACAAGCTGTTGCCGCAATACGCCTGGAACATCCTGACCACGCAGGAACTGCTGGCGCTGCCGCTCTTCATCCTGATGGGCGAGCTCTTGTTCCGCACGCGCCTGTCGCGCTCGCTGTTCCAGGGGCTGGCGCCCTGGGCCGGGCTGCTGCCGGGCCGTCTCCTGCATGTCAACGTGATCGGCTGCACCATCTTCGCGGCGATCTCGGGCTCGTCGGCCGCGACCACGCAGGTGATCGGCCGCATGTCGCTCAACGAGCTGTTGCGCCGTGGCTATTCCCGCGACATCGCGATCGGCTCGCTCGCCGGCGCCGGCACGCTGGGCTTCCTGATTCCGCCGTCCAACATCATGATCATCTACGGCGTGCTCGGCGACGTCTCGATTCTCAAGCTGTTCACGGCCGGCGTGCTGCCTGGGTTCCTGCTCGCCGCCAGCTTCATGGCCTGGGTGATGCTGCACACCAGCCTCAAGCCCGCGATGGTGCCGGAGACCGAGGCAAAACTCTCGCAGGTGCCGTGGGGCGAGCGCTTCGCCGCGCTGAAGGATCTCGCGCCCGCGCTGTTCCTGATCGCCTGCGTGCTCGGCTCGATGTATGGCGGGCTCGCCACTCCGTCGGAAGCCGCCGCCGTCGGCGTGCTCGGCGCGGCGCTGGTCGCCTGGGCGCAGGGCGCGATGTCGCAGCAGGTGATGCGCGACGTCTTGATCGGCTCGGTCGTCACCTGCTCGATGATCGCGCTGATCGTGCTCGGGGCCTCGATCCTCGGCAATGCCGCGGCCTTCCTCGGCATTCCCCAGGCGGTCGCCGCCTTCGTCAAGGGGCTCGGCCTGTCGCCCTTCATGCTGATCGTCGTGCTGGTCATCTTCTACCTCGTCCTCGGCTGCTTCCTCGACGGCTTCTCGATGATCGTGATGACGCTGCCGATCGTGCTGCCGATCGTGAAGGGCGCGGGCTTCGACGAGGTCTGGTTCGGCGTCTTCCTGGTGCTCGCGGTCGAGATGGCGCAGATCACCCCGCCGGTCGGCTTCAACCTGTTCGTGATCCAGGGCCTGACGGACGACGGCCTCGGCTACATCGCGCGCGTCACGATGCCGTATCTGATGATCATGGTCGGCTTCGTGCTGCTGCTGACGCTGTGGCCGGGCATCGTCACGATCCTGCCGCGGGTGCTGTACGGGTAA